One segment of Pyricularia oryzae 70-15 chromosome 3, whole genome shotgun sequence DNA contains the following:
- a CDS encoding Cullin-3, with the protein MQRQNKIRPPKRSLRHETDEFDQQWDVLREALTDIHNRNSSRLLFEHLYRASYKIVLKKQGERLYTLVQEFEGKWFAEQVIPQLQAMIAPNLINVAVEAGTSAHERREMGDTFMKGLKEAWENHRMSMNMVADILMYLDKGFLKESRGTSIFVTTIGLFRDHLVNPNTVVGHDRTFSLFDILSTVILDHIDMEREGDVINRSLIHSCVKMLEDLYETDEEMDADRLYLVRFEPHLLEASRTFYRSEALKLLRNGDASIWIRQTHRRLLEEEDRCKTTLSTLSIEKMTRAVEAELISAHLNDFLALENNGLRQMLDDDRVEDLAILYQLVARVDPSKDLLKKGVLNRILALGAEIEKNLSTIDFSVAQGDAAENPAAEKPKSQALSQQAQQTAAAIKWVHDVLDLRAKFDVIWEKSFAQDPGLQTTMTKGFSDFIHQFGRSSEFVSLYIDENLKRGIRGKSDLEVTAILDRSIVMIRYLKDKDLFERYYQKHLGRRLLHSRASSEEAEKQLITMMQLELGKHFTSKFEGMFKDITISEELSTKYGEHIRSLGDVDVHHKPIDLAISVLTSNSWPPDVMGRPAQVGRGDGPPAVDCNYPPEIKRLQDSFFKFYLKDRSGRVLTWIGSAGSADIKCVFPPVKGMSGPLSRERRYELNVSTYGMVVLMLFNSLEDGETLSFEDIQAETSIPPKDLSRALASLSINPKARVLLKDPATKTIRPGDKFSFNAGFVSKAIKIKAPVINSQSKVEGDEERQRTEDKNDETRRHMIDAAIVRIMKSRKELAHNALLAEVIGQLVSRFQPDVAMIKTRIEDLIAREYLERLDDSGYKYMA; encoded by the exons ATGCAGCGTCAGAACAAGATACGGCCGCCGAAGCGG TCACTCCGACATGAAACAGACGAATTCGACCAGCAGTGGGACGTCCTCAGAGAGGCGCTCACGGACATTCACAACAGAAATTCCAGCCGCCTCTTATTCGAGCATTTATACCGAGCCAGCTACAAGATCGTGCTTAAGAAGCAAGGCGAGCGTCTCTACACGCTCGTGCAAGAGTTTGAGGGGAAATGGTTTGCCGAACAGGTTATCCCACAGCTCCAAGCCATGATCGCCCCCAACCTGATCAATGTTGCGGTGGAGGCTGGTACCAGTGCCCATGAGCGCCGCGAGATGGGTGACACGTTCATGAAGGGCCTCAAAGAAGCATGGGAGAACCATCGGATGTCGATGAACATGGTTGCTGACATCTTAATGTACCTGGATAAGGGTTTCCTTAAGGAGAGCCGGGGAACCTCGATATTTGTCACGACGATAGGCTTGTTTCGTGACCACCTTGTCAACCCTAATACCGTCGTCGGCCACGACAGGACGTTCAGCCTCTTCGATATCCTTAGCACTGTCATACTCGACCACATAGACATGGAGCGCGAGGGAGACGTCATCAACCGTTCTCTCATCCACAGCTGTGTCAAGATGCTGGAAGATCTCTACGAAACCGACGAGGAGATGGATGCCGATCGATTGTATCTCGTTCGCTTCGAGCCACACCTACTCGAGGCAAGTCGGACGTTCTACAGAAGTGAGGCTCTGAAGTTATTGCGGAACGGTGACGCCAGCATTTGGATACGCCAGACACATAGGAGGTTattggaggaggaggacagGTGCAAGACGACCCTGTCCACCTTGTCGATCGAAAAGATGACGCGAGCGGTAGAGGCGGAGCTGATCTCTGCACATCTCAACGATTTCCTTGCACTAGAGAACAATGGCTTGAGGCAAATGCTGGACGACGATCGCGTTGAGGATTTGGCCATCCTCTATCAGCTCGTCGCCAGGGTAGACCCGTCAAAGGATTTGTTGAAGAAGGGTGTTCTCAACCGCATCCTGGCTCTAGGTGCTGAGATTGAGAAGAATCTCAGCACGATAGATTTTTCTGTCGCTCAAGGCGACGCAGCAGAGAATCCAGCAGCAGAAAAGCCCAAGTCTCAGGCTTTGTCACAGCAAGCTCAGCAGACTGCCGCAGCCATTAAATGGGTCCATGATGTTTTGGACTTAAGGGCAAAATTTGATGTTATTTGGGAGAAATCATTCGCTCAAGACCCGGGCCTACAAACTACCATGACCAAAGGCTTTTCAGATTTCATCCACCAGTTTGGGAGAAGCTCTGAGTTTGTTTCGCTCTACATTGACGAGAATCTGAAGCGAGGCATTCGCGGCAAGTCAGACTTGGAAGTCACAGCCATCTTGGATAGGTCGATCGTCATGATCAGGTACCTAAAGGATAAGGATCTATTTGAGAGATATTACCAGAAGCATCTTGGACGGAGGCTCCTACACAGCAGAGCCTCCAGCGAGGAAGCAGAGAAGCAGCTCATTACCATGATGCAGCTGGAGTTGGGCAAACACTTCACTTCCAAGTTCGAAGGCATGTTCAAGGACATCACTATATCAGAAGAGCTGTCGACCAAGTATGGCGAGCACATTCGCTCGCTGGGTGACGTGGATGTCCACCACAAACCGATCGACTTGGCTATCAGCGTCTTGACCAGCAACAGCTGGCCACCAGATGTTATGGGCCGCCCTGCCCAAGTAGGACGTGGTGATGGGCCGCCTGCAGTGGACTGCAACTACCCACCCGAGATCAAGCGTTTGCAAGACAGCTTTTTCAAGTTCTACCTGAAGGATCGCAGTGGCAGGGTCTTGACCTGGATAGGTTCAGCGGGCAGCGCAGATATTAAATGCGTATTTCCGCCAGTCAAGGGCATGTCAGGCCCGCTTAGTCGGGAGCGACGATATGAACTAAACGTATCGACTTATGGAATGGTCGTTTTGATGCTGTTCAACAGCCTCGAAGACGGCGAGACTCTAAGTTTCGAAGACATTCAGGCAGAAACCAGTATCCCTCCCAAAGATTTGTCTAGGGCTCTTGCATCTTTGTCGATCAACCCCAAAGCTCGAGTTTTACTCAAGGACCCTGCGACCAAGACTATCCGACCTGGCGACAAGTTCTCATTCAATGCAGGCTTTGTCAGCAAGGCAATCAAGATCAAGGCGCCGGTCATAAACTCGCAGTCCAAGGTCGAAGGTGACGAAGAGCGTCAACGGACTGAGGACAAGAATGATGAGACACGACGACATATGATCGATGCAGCCATAGTGCGCATAATGAAGTCTCGCAAGGAGCTCGCACACAACGCCCTTCTCGCCGAGGTCATTGGGCAGCTTGTTTCAAGATTCCAGCCAGACGTAGCCATGATCAAGACCCGAATCGAGGATTTGATTGCTCGAGAGTATCTAGAGCGTCTAGACGATTCTGGTTACAAGTACATGGCATGA